The genomic region CCGGCGGTCCCATACCTTGCGGCTGACCGGCATGGCCCGATCCAGgatgcggtggtggaggtggaggataTTGAAATTGGGGTGGTGTCGAGAGGTACATCGGGTGCATCTGCTGCTTGGCAGCGTTGGCTGCCGCCgcgacagctgcagcagcagctgccggatgcggatgcggatatGAGAGATGACTCTGGTGGTATAGCGTACCCTGTGGATAGGCGTAACCGTACGGCGAGAGGCCGATCGGTGCTAGGGCAGCTACCCCTGCCTGATACGATTGTGTCGGCGGTGCGGGTTGACCTACTACAACCTGCGCCTGTGGCGGCGGTCCTGTTCcagttggttgttgttgtggtggtggttgtggtacaacaccctgttgctgctgttgctgctgctgggcttgGGCGGAGAGCTCACCAGCATCCATAAGCGCCATGAAGTTGACATTGAAGTGATCATGATGCTGGTCATCGGGTGGAGGATCTAACTCGCCACCGGGTGTGTTGCGAAGGAATAGATCGTACCAGTAGCGTGACACCTGGAACAGTACCTCCGGATACACCCCACCACCTTTGGCCGCGGTCTCGACCATGATGCAGGCACGCTCAAGCATCCGTTCGCTCTGCTCTTTGCACTGCAGAATGGCCCGCTGGATCTCATTCGGGTTGAGGGCAGCTGCGTGCGGTAGGACGGACAGAGCTAGCTCGGCCGCTGGGTTCACCATGTTGCTGTCCCAGCCGCGCGATGACGCCCGATCAGCCATGCCGGCTGCCTCGGGCGGCGTCAAATGACCTTCCCACGTATCGATGAGGAAGGAGATGGCCGGCGCCCCGATATCCATCGCCTGCCCAATGATCCAGGACACGTGCGACGAGTAGGTGCGGGACAACCAGTTCGAGCTGACGCAGTTGTGCAGCCCGAGCGCGTACAGGCCGAGCTGGAAGGCGCACATGTGCAGACCGCGATGCGGACCCTGGTGATTCTGGCTGGTAGACGCCTGTGTGAACAGCGAGGTCGACGATGTGCCCCCTGCCTTGGTTAGCACGTTCTTGGCCAGCTCGAACATGAAGTGGGCGCTCGCTTCGGATGGCTGGTTCGGGATGGATGGGTACGCCCGCTTGCCCTTGTAGCGTGAATCTTTCGATCGTGTCGTCGTGACGGCACCCGACGATGTACCCGTCGATGATGGAGTTACACCGGACGCAGTGCCACCTACCCCGGTACCAGTCGACGCTGTAGTACTGGTCGTGGTGTTAGTTTGACCGGCCTGGCTctgctgggtggctggcaCTGATGGCAGCAGGTTCGCAGTGGAGGTAGAGGAAGTGTTGGCGGCTGGAGCACTACCGCCACTAATACTGAGTCCACTGAGGTTAAGCTCGGCCGCCTCAGCACTAGTACTGCTCTGCGGGCGACTGTTACTGGCCAGCGGATAGTCCGGCTGCCCGGGCATGTAGTTGCCTCCGGCTCCGCCGGTGCCGGATGATGCTGGCTGATCGCCGCTACCagcgctactactactaccaccaccaccaccgttacccCTGCCACTGGCCAAGTGATGGTAGGAGTGTTGACCACTACTGCCTCCTGCTCCATTGCCTCCATCGCCGTACTCCTCCAGCCGAAGCAGTTGAGAAGTTTGACTGCGAGTGGGTGGATTGTTCGAGTAGTACGACGGCATGAGCGGTGTTTTGATGAGCACGTGAATGTCCCGGTCCAGAAGCTTCTCCATGATGCGACAGATCTTGCGTGGTTCGTCCTTGTAATAGGCCAGTAGCATAAGCGCCAGGTCACCGCGTTGCCGGCGCGTACCCTCGCACAACAGAGGATGCTCCGCTTCCGACACGTTCGCCTTCAGTCCCAGTGATGCGACGGCTGCCTCGAAGCCCAGGTTTTCGTCCGTCGGGAGTCGGTGCGGGCTACTCATCACCTTCATCCGGTTCTCACGGCCAACCACCGACGGCATCACGAGTGCATCGAAGATGAAGCTTGCTAGCATAATTGGGAGCAAGGCTTCGCCACGTGCCTTCAGCGTACCGTCGCGGAGCTGCTCGGCCCGCTCGCGGATCATGCGCAGCTCGGCACCGCCGAGCGGGATTCTCTTGAGCAAAGCTAGCAGATCGGACTCCTGGTTCGCCAGTTTTACCTCAAGCGGCTTGGTACTGGCAGGCGGCCGGCACAGCTCAAGGCCAAAGATGCACACGCGGAACGCAAGGTGGTAGTGTTCCGAGTTCTCGGCCAGCACCGTGCACAGGAAGGCACACTTCGATAGCGTGGCCGATGCCAGCACGCTCAACTGATGCGAGATCGGATTGACGTTGTGCTTCTTGCCCTTctttttcggtggcggtggtaaatCGATCATCAGGTTTGGTGGATTGGCCAACATTTCCTCTGCTAGCCGCACACCTAGCGTACACGCTTCTCGGCCGTGCCCGTGTGCATGCAGCCCTTCTGCCCGTGCAAACAATATATCCCAAGCATCCTCCGACGGCTTTAAGTTGGAGAacacttgttgctgctgttggtgggcTTTCggttccgacgacgacgatgatccaCCCGCTACGTGATTGCGTGAGCTTTTCGGTGGCTGCGAGacaggaccaccaccgccggtggctGGTGTCTGGACCGCCGAGCTTTCATTAGGTGCACTCGCGCTCGCAGCTGCTTCCTTCTTACCATCCTCATGCCCTCCCTTCGTCGATGATTGtagggaggaagaagaggatggTTGCCTCTCTTGTCGACTCGTCAGActctcttgttgttgttgttgttgttgtggttgatgatgctgctgctgttgctgctgctgctgtttggcacTGTTGCGACGCTTGGCGGCCGAGGAGCTTGCGTTGGGTTtgttctcttcctccaccacTACTGCCTGCTGATGTTGCTCGACCATGTTGAGTACCTCGTAGAGCTTAGCGTTACCCGAGATCTCATAGTTGTTCATGTCGTTCAGGATGCTGTTCTCGTTGCTCGAATCGCTCGTGGAGGCGACCTCCACTTCTCTGGCGACTAACTTTCCCTCCTTTTTCAGCAGATCGGCTGCCACCGAGCCACTGCTCGATGCCGAGCTAGATGTGGACGAAGACGATGCGGAAGAGCTGGCGGTGGATGAGTTGCTGACGCTCAGCATGCTGAGATTGGTGGGTGCCGGATCCGAACTACCAGCGACGTCCTCTCCGGAACCATCGCCCACACCCGAACCCGCCACACCTTGCCTCTTTACTGTTGCTTCGTCGCTTGGCAATGGATCGTCCTCGTTCTCGCAGAACCCTTCGCTGCTGACGCTAGAGCGATTCCCAGCTTCGCCAGTCGTTGCCGAAACGGCTTCGCCCGCTCCGGAAGTACCTGCTCCCGGTCCAGTAGCGATACCGATTGCCGCTTGTTGTAGCCGTTCGGGAAcgctatcgctgctgctgttgttgctgttactgttgctggaGGAACCGAAGGCGGCACGATCACGGTGTCCGCgtcgggaatgatgatgatggttcttATTACTAGTGTCACGATCcgaaacaccagcagcagccgcatttGCTGAACCTGTCCCTCCTCCGAGTGGCAGTTGCTTCAGTGTCAGTGTTGCTGGTTCACTACCTTTACTAATGTGATCGTGGCTTGCGATTGGCGTCGAGGCTGAGGGTGGCTCAGCACCCGGTATAGCGACAGCGCTCGACCGACCAGCGGcggtgttgccggtgctggcagcaacagcagcagcagcgaccgatAGATGTCTTTGCTGATAGGCCGTGGCCCCACTAGCAGTGCTGTTACCCGCTGCCGATCCTTTAGCTACATTGCGCCCTATCACTACCGGTGCGCCggggcaggaggaggaggagttgaTTGCTGTGGCAGCATGTGAATGCTGTTGATGGCTGCTATTGCCGCTACCGACCGCcgttcgctgttgctgttgatggtgatagTGGCCATGGTAactgtgatggtgatggtgatggtgatggtgcggttGGATCAGCTGGAACTGCTTCACGTTGCTCTGCATCAGTGCCTGACTGACGTTGACCTGACCGGGGCCCCGCTCTGTCTCCGGTTTTGAGTCGGCGTTCTGCTTGAAGCACGTGAACGGGCAGTGGTACATCGGGTTGGTGTCCTGTGTGTGGGTCACTCCCTCAATCGGATAGTCCTCCCAGTCCAAGTAGCACGCCTCGATGGCCGGCTTGAAGCCGGCAAAGAGCTCCGCATCGTTGCGcatattttgctgctgcttgctgctgtgcgacgacgatgcaacCATATTCTTCGCCACCCGGTCCAGGATCTTCAGGTGCCACGTAGTGAACTGGGCATGCAGCATGTCGCGCTCGTCCGGCGCCAGGCCCGGATTGAGGGCGGCCAGCCGCCATAGCACGACGATCTCGTCACACAGCGATGCACAGGCGTGTTGCGTCGCGTTCGAGTTGCTGTGTGTGTTCCCGTgcttgccaccaccgcctccacctccaccaccaccaccaccaccgccaccaccgtgtcCGCCATTCGAGCCGACCAGCAGTGCGAGCTTGATGTTAAACCACCAGACCAGTATCTGATCGCACGCCATTACCTCCTCGGTGAGGATCTCCAGTAGCCGGATCGCGTTCCGGTCACACCGCCGGTACATCTCGCGTACGATCGACAGTAAATTCCACATGCCCTCCGGCTCACGGCCCCGCAATGGCCGCAGTAGCGAGCTCCACtcggcagcagctggtggcgcCGAGTTGGTCAAGTAGTTGACGTCACTGAACACCATCGGCGTCGGCAGGCAGAACTTGATCAGGATCTTCTTTATGTTGTCGTGCAGCGTCTTCTCATCCAGGTACCAGTTCGTCTGGTCGTTGATCGAAGCCCCGGCAGTAGGATCCGGCGCCCCACACACCGTGTTGATCGTGGTCGGCTGCGTGCTTAGCAGCTCGTCCAGGATGCGCTGTGCGATGGGCAGAATCTGCTGCGACAGCTCGCTGATCAGATACTGGGCGAACTTCTGGAGCTGATCGCGCTGCAGCCTCAGCAGCGACTCCGACACAGGTGCCCGGAGACTCACCTGCGTCGGCTAAACAtgacgaaagaaagagagatattAGTAGCCAGTAGTCGTTGGGCACTGCACAGCATAATGTACATACACAATGGATCCGATAGAGACAGACAGCGACGACGTGTGAGCACCAGTAGGCGGTCGGCAGGCAGGTGCAACTGCACGATGAGATGCGCCGGCGATCGAACGTGACGGCCACGTTGTACTGCTTGCGCGGCTGTGTCTGCACGACCGTCGCCGATAGGTGAAAGCCTATCTGCAGCGGTTCCTTCACGGCCCGATTCTTGAACAGCTGCTCACCCCGGTGAAACTCGTCCGCTGAGCTGTTTGCCAGACAGGAGTACAACCGGATGTCCTCCTCGTTGTCCGGGAAGCTCCAGAAAGCGATGCGCAGCTGCATCTGCTCCGGCACAGGCGGATACAATTCCTCTACCAGCTCGAACGGAATGTAGGTGGCGACACACCGGGCCGCCAGTTCGGTTAGCGAGGACAGGTCTGCAACGGAAaaaatatgtgtgtgtgtgtgtgtgtgtgagagagagagagagagagagagagagagagagagagagagagagagagagagatagagagagagaaagagagagtagagACTTTGGGGGATTTTTTGGGAGAATCGCATTACACTTACCACCATCGCTCTGGCGTCGGTTACTGCTGAAACCGAACGCGTTCGACGTGCCGACCGGTCGCTTCCAACCCCGCCAGTTGTTGCATACGCTCTCCGGTTCCGAGCTCCAGCTGCACAGCGAATCCTCTTCAAACCGGTCCGAGTCCTCGAAGCTGAACCGATCGAACTCTTCCGCGTTGTTCCCTGCGTTGGCAGCGTTACCGTTCGCACCATTCGCGCCATTAGCACCGGCGCCACCGGCCGCTGGCGGTGCGGCTGCTACCGCAGCTGCCGCAACGGAAGCGGCAGCGGATACCGGATTGTTGTCTCTTCCCGCACCGCCAGCAcctccaccgccgccgccgccggcaaCAACTCCTGCCGCTAGCACCGGATTCCATTCGCCAATGCTACGGAGGTtattgtggttgttgttcatcggttgttcttgctgctgttgctgttgttgctgttgttgctgctggtactggtgctggtctgAATTGCCAACGGAGGCGGAGGATGAGCCTGCCAGTACCATCGCTACCAGAGCATCGCGGTTTGCGGGACCACCACCTGCAAGACCGCAGGAAGCCGCTCGGCACTGCGGCTTCTGCTACCTCCGCCCGTTGCTGAGTGTCTCGCAGGaggccgctgctgttgcagtaGTTGGTGATGAGGTCGAAATCTTTCTTCCGGATGGGCCCTTCTTCAACGTGTTACGGGGCCGTCTGGGTGGACTCCCCACCTTCGCCTGCCTCCGATACCCTTCTTACTAATCTGctatttcttcttcctctgctgcagcagcagctccggcttctccttctgctctgctctctctctctctctcttccgcgTCTCTAACGTCACGCCAACCGCCAACTTTACACCTCCAGTCCAGTATCGCTAATTGCTGGGCTGTTAGCGCATTCCGCGGTTACAATCGGGCCACCAATCCCCGGGACTATGGTTCGAACCTTATTCAGAGGGATCGGAGAGACGGGGGACTTGCCGATaacactgaaaaaaaaaacacgggaaaCAGTGAACAGATGTAGCACAAGAATGGATCAAAGGGGAAGAGTCGCGAGACTTTCGATGAAAGGCAAAGTCGGCCTGCCAGGCAGTTTTCGTACGACCTGCTGCGATCTGCGAGGATATGTGGCTGCTTGCGTATTTACATCACCTTCCTAGCTGATCCTACCTAATTCAAGACACCTCATCACCACCCCCACTGTGATAATGACAACAAGAACACGgccgatgatggcgacgatgtcGGCACGCGACAACCATCCCTCGCGCCCGTGCGATTTCTTGCTTTGGTTGAGTTCGCAGTGTGCGTGGCTGTACGAACATGCgtatgcgtgcgtgtgtgcgagtgtgtgcttgtgtgtcgcAACAAAGAAACACAGCGGGGACGGTGgggcgagagagcgcgcgcgcgcacgcttgcTGGTTCTGCTTTAACTACGCGTCTGTACGTGCACAAGGAACACGGATGGTGTATGGGGTTAAGATGTAGTAGCGGAAGGGGTCGTCAGAGGAAAATGACGACAACGGCCTCCCGATAATCGGCCTCCTGCCGCTGGCAATGAACTATACGAGTGCAGCAGCCCGCCAGGCTGAGAATGAGCAGCGCATTAGTCCACGAACATCTATgcaagacgatgacgaccagacctctctctctctctcacctccCGCACTTACCCCCATCCATTCAcctttcttcttgttctttaTCTTCGCTCTTATTGCATGCTGATGTATGGCATACAGGTGTGCGATGAAtgtctcccgctctctctctcttctccagcGCTTTTAGTGCGTGGTCACCCGTGTGAACGATGGGCAACATACATGCGTGCTATGTCGGAGAGCCTGTGCGTCTGTGCGTCtgtcacacatacatacacacactgGTGCACGTACGCGCGCACAAGACAGAGCAGGCACCTGGCTAGGGTATATTCCTTAACGGATCAAGGAATCTgagcaaacgacgacgaacttCACGACCCCCACCACCAGTCCTCTGATGCGTCCTGTTCCCCGCGTGATTGGATTGCTGGAGCGATTCGTGAAGTGCTGATCCAATGTTTGCCTTTAATAACACACACGTGCGTACGTACACACGCAATTattaactctctctctctctctctctctctctctctctctctctctctctctctctcacacacacacacacacacacacactctcgtCACTCAACATAATCGAAAaaggagatagagagaatgaaagagagcgGTATCTGCAGCAGCCGTCACCTTCATTTGAAGTTTTCggctggttgctgcgatgctgccTTTGCGATCGACCAATGAccgaagcatcagcagcgtctTCCGTAAGCGGACAGTGAAGATGAACGAGATGCGGTGTCTCCAGATCGCTAGTTTCGCGTGACGGTGACAGCCTTGCCTCTTTCATTTTTGCGCGGTCCTCTGCCTTCACCGCATGTtctgcttatgctgctgcttcttctactactactgctgtgTGTGTACCAATTGTTTTTCATGGagcctgttggtggtgcttctgTAGGCGCTGCACTCGGTAGCATCCGCTGTGGCAATCAAAGAACTCTCTTCaccctttttctccctctcccacacactcacgcacactcTCTTTGTACGTCGAGCAACAGAGAGACGCAAAAGCATATAGAATAGACCATACAATGGCAAAAGCAGgcaaatagagagagaaaaagagagaaggaaaaaagcggGAGCGTGAGGAAGAGCCGACACTAAGAAGATTTGGTCTTGggtatgctgttgctgctatgtGTGTATACGCGCTCGGATCATATGGAATTCTCTTTGTGGTTCCCATCACCTGTGCCAGCGTACCAgccatgatgctgatgctgatgctgatgataccCACTAGGGGGCTCCTCTGAAGACCATACAATGCGCGTTGGCCAACAGACTGAGCATCAAACGGCACACAAATCCAAACGGATCCAAAGGCAAAGATCGGCCAGCTCGGTTGTATCCACTCCCCAGTCAGATGGTGCTGCCAACACATTGATACAGGTTGCTTGCAAATGACATGTTATTGTATAGCCTAAAAAAGCAGCCTCTTTGTTTTCCTCGGCCGGTGGCGGTTCCGGCGCTGTGGATGATGGTGCCAGCACTTTTCGGCAGCTTCCTCAGCGAGCATTGCCATCAGACCAGGGAACAAATGGTCTGGTTATCTGCGGTCGTTGCAGAATGATTCGGTGGATTCTGGTTCCTGATTCCCCTACGCTTTGAAAGAACCCACTCATCTTCGCATATAGTGCCATTGTCGTAAAAAGGATCTTGACTTCGACACGCCGTTTGCGACCACCAGTCCACAACCGCAGTGCCGTTGAAGGTGCGTGCGTAACGGGATTGATCGTGCGCACATGGGGTTTATGGGTCGGTTATTGGAGGGCTACTACAGCTGCCGGACCCTTTGCAATTGCCGCCAGATGGGGGGAGTCTCAATCGCCGCTTGTTGAGGTATTGTCGCGATCCGAGCCGCCTGATCGGATCTCGGCTAGGTGCCTCTCGGATCAGATCGTAGTAAAGCCGAAGGATCTCTTTGTAGTAAGTCCCGTAGTCGCTGACGAGAGATGGCTTATTGGTACTATGTTCGAAGGATGTCGTCGATGTATTAGCCTGCCTGATGCCTGATTGTTTGCATGTTGCACAATACCGGAGCAGGACCGGAGAGGAGAAAGAGCTGAAAAGGGATGAGTCTGCGTTGGCGAGAtggaacaaacacaacaacaggaTGACCAGCTGTTTACCATGCAACAGCCGTGTACCAGAGCGCAGAAGAGGCCCGAATTTCCCGAAATATCCAGAACGGCTAGAGCCTCTGTGTCTTCCGTGACTGTTGTTCAACGAATGATTTGCCATATCGCCCCTGGAGGCAACTGGGGCAGGTGTATAGTGCGTGGGCACTGGAGGGTCTCTTTCAGGAAGGACACTCGCGGCGGGACTCTCGAAAGGAGCAGtccatgcatgcatgcacctCCCGATAACGATTACTctaaacccccctccccccgcccctaCTTTACCCTTTATCGTTTATGGTGGTAGCAATCTGACAACCGAGCCTCGCTtctgccctcccccccccccccttctcactctctctcattcgGAGTCTCTgacgctctctttctcacgaCTGTACCATTGTGATGATGTagctctttctcttctgcGCGGCTGCGGCATGTGTGGGCGCACACACGCTCAACCTCTCTTCTTAACCCACCTACCCTCCTCGCCATCtgcctccttctccaccctgtccctcttctcctttttctacTCATCTGAACCCATGCTGCGAGCCACGATGTCGTCTCAGGCATTACAGCCATCCTTTCTGCGTATTCTCCTTTTCGCCTTTGCGGCCATCTTGTATGACAAATCCAGTCaacgcaggcaggcaggcaggcagggccTCGCACGTCGTCTGCTTCTGCATAGCACCACCATAcccccatcatcaccagcagctgtCCGCAAAGTCAGCAGGTCTTCAGCTCAGGAAATGTCCTCctgatacacacatacaccagtgcacacacatacacacgccctCAAGTGAGCCGTAAGTCGCCGTTGTCTGCAAGAACCGTGCCGTGGCCTAAACGAGCTACTTGACTGactcacctcctcctcctccacctcggGAGTCCCCTTTCCCCGACGTCGTTCCGGTGGCCCTGTCCTCGTCCGCTGGCTTTGTGTTGAAAGTTGGCGGTGTGGGAGGGGGGTTCAATGCTGGGATTACTGGCtcactgtcgctgtcgctgctgttTGACCCGTCGAGCCGAAGAACACAAACGATACCAGCACGCAAAACGAATCCGTGTCACAAAACGCACGtcaccaagcaagcaagcaagcaagaaggGGCTTTGTAAGTACGGGTTCCAGAGTCCTTTCGTGGTTCGCTTGCTGTGGAGGTCCGCGCCtagacgatgatggtggttgcggtcTTCTTCcgcacatatacacacacaaacacacacacgcacccacGGACAtttacacacgcacacaactgACGCTGGGATCGGCATACTATACAGCCGCCGTGGGCCTGCACAATAGCCACTGTAAAGTGGCAACAAACGTCAGCCCCTTGGCCCTATACATTGTAGCACAAAGCCTTACAGAGCCACATTTCAAGCTACCGCTGTTCGGTTATTTTTTGTAGAAACGCAAGGATTTTTACATGTGACCACACCTATTCATGTTGATGTGATACAGTTTGAGTTAAAGCAAACATTGAACTTTTGTAAATTGTTTTAGCGTCTTTATGCTGCATCAACCGGGCGAAAACGCTGGCTCTATGAAAACTGAAACGGCTACTCTGCTAAATTAAGTATCCATATTTTTGTGCGAAAGTCAATAAAATTTCAGTGCAGCCAGAAGCACAATTTTGAACACATTCATGccaaaacaatttccaaaTTTAAGTGCAACGCTGCCACAATCGTTAGGTTATTTTTACACATTCGGCAAATCACCCAAACATTTTAGTTCCATTCAAAATCTCCAATAGAATATAGCTGCCATTTTTATTTAGAGAAACGCCTCCGATGTGAAAGTAGCATAAATTTTatgtttacgcttcgtgtggcgcTCAATTGTCGTGTGACGATGatttttcgctgttttccCAAAGTTTTCCGAATGGTATCGTGTGgtaccggtgcggtgctgctgtgaTTCGGTTCGTGCAAATCGATCGTTGAAATCGGAATTTCAAAAAGATCGCGGAAATTTCGCAGTTTCGAGTTTTCCGGTCGGGAAAAAAGCGCCAATCTTTTTGGGAAGGTTAATTATCATGGAAAACACTAAAAACGCTCATGAAAAAGGCTTATTTTACAGGAAATCATTAAAGAGCTGAAATCAGCTGTGACCTTGAAAATAGCCTTGAGCTAGGTCATGGATGACTGAGATTTAGCCCGTTTTAGAATTGGTTGaacgattaattaattaatcaatgAAAGATTTAATCGAAATCCTATTCTGCAGATGTTTTACTCAAAGAtcaaggaagagaagagagcggCAGCAACTTATAAAAAAGGGTGACAaacacaaatcattgcattaCCAGCATCCATGGCTTTTCCGCCAGATGAAAGCAGAAAGTACCAAGTGTGTTCTCGGGAATAATGAGTGTGGAAATGGGGAGCATAGCTTTGCAGTTGGCAACAAGATTTTAATTGACACCGATCTTTAACACATGATATCGGATCCAGCTTGAccattaaattgttgttttagcAAAGATAATATTCATTGCCTGCACATTGCCCACATGAGTAATTGGTTGCGAGTCAACCGTAGACTGGCTGCTGATCATAAATGATcaatatcaatcaatcaatttttactcttcttcttttggtcAGTATATTCTACAACTGGCATGCTCTCAAGATAAAACCTAAGCTGATAGACGCGTTAGATTCTACAAATGATATAGTGCTAGAaatatgataagaaaaatcaataaacagaAAGCTCCACGAGTTTCTTTATGAAATCGGGTAAATCAGCTAATAGATGAGTCCATTTTTCGAATCAtatttctagcacgatatctTTTGTAGCATTAAACGTGTCTATCAgcttgagttttatcttgagagcatgataatttatgatcataa from Anopheles aquasalis chromosome Y, idAnoAquaMG_Q_19, whole genome shotgun sequence harbors:
- the LOC126579557 gene encoding zinc finger SWIM domain-containing protein 8 homolog — protein: MVLAGSSSASVGNSDQHQYQQQQQQQQQQQQEQPMNNNHNNLRSIGEWNPVLAAGVVAGGGGGGGAGGAGRDNNPVSAAASVAAAAVAAAPPAAGGAGANGANGANGNAANAGNNAEEFDRFSFEDSDRFEEDSLCSWSSEPESVCNNWRGWKRPVGTSNAFGFSSNRRQSDGDLSSLTELAARCVATYIPFELVEELYPPVPEQMQLRIAFWSFPDNEEDIRLYSCLANSSADEFHRGEQLFKNRAVKEPLQIGFHLSATVVQTQPRKQYNVAVTFDRRRISSCSCTCLPTAYWCSHVVAVCLYRIHCPTQVSLRAPVSESLLRLQRDQLQKFAQYLISELSQQILPIAQRILDELLSTQPTTINTVCGAPDPTAGASINDQTNWYLDEKTLHDNIKKILIKFCLPTPMVFSDVNYLTNSAPPAAAEWSSLLRPLRGREPEGMWNLLSIVREMYRRCDRNAIRLLEILTEEVMACDQILVWWFNIKLALLVGSNGGHGGGGGGGGGGGGGGGGKHGNTHSNSNATQHACASLCDEIVVLWRLAALNPGLAPDERDMLHAQFTTWHLKILDRVAKNMVASSSHSSKQQQNMRNDAELFAGFKPAIEACYLDWEDYPIEGVTHTQDTNPMYHCPFTCFKQNADSKPETERGPGQVNVSQALMQSNVKQFQLIQPHHHHHHHHHSYHGHYHHQQQQRTAVGSGNSSHQQHSHAATAINSSSSCPGAPVVIGRNVAKGSAAGNSTASGATAYQQRHLSVAAAAVAASTGNTAAGRSSAVAIPGAEPPSASTPIASHDHISKGSEPATLTLKQLPLGGGTGSANAAAAGVSDRDTSNKNHHHHSRRGHRDRAAFGSSSNSNSNNSSSDSVPERLQQAAIGIATGPGAGTSGAGEAVSATTGEAGNRSSVSSEGFCENEDDPLPSDEATVKRQGVAGSGVGDGSGEDVAGSSDPAPTNLSMLSVSNSSTASSSASSSSTSSSASSSGSVAADLLKKEGKLVAREVEVASTSDSSNENSILNDMNNYEISGNAKLYEVLNMVEQHQQAVVVEEENKPNASSSAAKRRNSAKQQQQQQQQHHQPQQQQQQQESLTSRQERQPSSSSSLQSSTKGGHEDGKKEAAASASAPNESSAVQTPATGGGGPVSQPPKSSRNHVAGGSSSSSEPKAHQQQQQVFSNLKPSEDAWDILFARAEGLHAHGHGREACTLGVRLAEEMLANPPNLMIDLPPPPKKKGKKHNVNPISHQLSVLASATLSKCAFLCTVLAENSEHYHLAFRVCIFGLELCRPPASTKPLEVKLANQESDLLALLKRIPLGGAELRMIRERAEQLRDGTLKARGEALLPIMLASFIFDALVMPSVVGRENRMKVMSSPHRLPTDENLGFEAAVASLGLKANVSEAEHPLLCEGTRRQRGDLALMLLAYYKDEPRKICRIMEKLLDRDIHVLIKTPLMPSYYSNNPPTRSQTSQLLRLEEYGDGGNGAGGSSGQHSYHHLASGRGNGGGGGSSSSAGSGDQPASSGTGGAGGNYMPGQPDYPLASNSRPQSSTSAEAAELNLSGLSISGGSAPAANTSSTSTANLLPSVPATQQSQAGQTNTTTSTTASTGTGVGGTASGVTPSSTGTSSGAVTTTRSKDSRYKGKRAYPSIPNQPSEASAHFMFELAKNVLTKAGGTSSTSLFTQASTSQNHQGPHRGLHMCAFQLGLYALGLHNCVSSNWLSRTYSSHVSWIIGQAMDIGAPAISFLIDTWEGHLTPPEAAGMADRASSRGWDSNMVNPAAELALSVLPHAAALNPNEIQRAILQCKEQSERMLERACIMVETAAKGGGVYPEVLFQVSRYWYDLFLRNTPGGELDPPPDDQHHDHFNVNFMALMDAGELSAQAQQQQQQQQGVVPQPPPQQQPTGTGPPPQAQVVVGQPAPPTQSYQAGVAALAPIGLSPYGYAYPQGTLYHQSHLSYPHPHPAAAAAAVAAAANAAKQQMHPMYLSTPPQFQYPPPPPPHPGSGHAGQPQGMGPPGASQGAGPQPPQQQQPAVGGYQQQQPLGPPGPYQLMQPLQPGPPPPPQGYGTPPVQYPVAVGAGPPAQFYGTGGPQPQQPPPPQSQQQHPGVGGPSVPPQQQLVSGGGPQGVVPGSCGQQQASPQQPQPMGGPGGMRPQPPPPLPGAGIPPPYGPSSFPLGPHPPQSSGGAGGSSVSSGGTSGGQVRARHPHQFTPTQLRYLLATYNAGMLALETLARRVHDDRPQAKYARNPPYGEDVKWLLGISKKLGTQYLHQFCICVVNSIVSPFVLHEVAIDSALYLARNNPALVMQHLRSALTPLMNKCQNMYFQCIHQKLYHLTVQDYEDFTSTILSARNAFTITPEGSAQFKDWLQSIKRSKSCKKELWTQINAALNSK